CGTCTGTATTGTTGAGAACCAACGACAAAACATCTTCCAGCACTCCACGGCAAGCTTCCGCTGTTTTCGCTGCACATTCGGATTTTTCGTCCTGCTGCATGCTCTGCTCTAGAATAACCCTCAGCAAATCAACTGCACGGGCGCAACTGTTCTTCGCCCGGATCCACCTGACGGCCAGATCAACCATCTTTCGCCGATAGTTTTCCCCCACCGGTTCCAACGCAACGACACATGCTAGAATTTCAAACAACACATCCATGCAACCGTCCTTGGCGCCACTTTTGGGACTTGTTCCACCCGAAGACTCAGCCTCGGAtccttttcgtttttttcgcGTCGGAGCAGTGGTGGTAGATTCGCTTTCCGAGAAAAACTTTTCAGCACAATGTTTATCAATGTCTACGAGGAATTGCTTCAGATTATCCTGAAAGAAATTGTCTTGCAAAGTTTGAACATTTCGGGGACGATTTTCCTTTGATGATTCGGGATCTCCGCGATCCTGCTGTCGAATGTATTGCAGATAGTCAACCACGTGACGAAGAATAAAACTGTTGCTAAAATtgtgaaaacaataaaaaataaacatgtataaatcaaaacttgaaTCTATTCTATGTATATTCATGATGGCAGcgtttagatttcaaatttagactaACGATCTATTTGACATTTAATGTTTGCACTTACCTCGTGGCCAGTACATTGGTCACTTCCATAAAGCTCATTTTCAGCATGTAATGGAGATCCATTTCCTTCAGATAATCATTGCGTTCCAGTATAATGTACATCTTTACCGCAATCAGTCCCATCTGTTTGATCTGGCCACAGAACTTCGAAATGCTAATGTTTTTCGTGAGCAGATAAGTAACCGGTAGATTCTGATAGCACATATTGACCAGAACCGACAAAGCCAACGTGACCAGCTCTTCCTTGTCCTTTAGACTGTGTCCCTGTTCCATCAAACCCAACAATTTAACAATCAAACTCTCAACATACGGCTCGTGGCTTTCCAACCGAGCCCCATGAGTCAGCAGCTCAACCAGTGCCAGTAGCCGAAGCTGTTGTTCGCCGTTGTGCGTCTCCTGCAGCAGATTGGCCAGGGTAGGCAGATAGTGAAACTTTCCTATAAGAGCCTGCCGGGTTTCTTCACTTTTGGCGGCCACCTCCAACACCGAAACGGCGGACCACAGCAGGGACATCTTCTTGGTGCCGGTGCTCATAAGTTTGTGGAGGTTTATGAAGAACACGTTGGTCCCGTAGACGGAAACATCGAAAACCCGGTGATCCGTTACAAGCGACAGGTGCTAGAATCAGTTTAGAAATAAACTGTTCAAGAAATTATATTCCAAGAAATCTGATAGTGCGAATACTTACATTAAGGCAATTTAGGACCATCGTTTCATTTCCGTAGGTACTACTTATGAAATACGATTGGATATTGTTATTAAAGTCGTTAAGGTAAACAGTCATCTTGATACACTTTTGATCAACCGTTTTCAATGATAAATCGatattaaaacacaaaaatgcaATTCACCACTTTAAAAAAACACGGGCACGATCAAATATAAACGTTGGGGATTGTGGAAATACAATAAAATCACGGTTTTTCGACGAAGAATCTAAAGATACGAGTCACAAATTGTAAAAGCGAACGGACAGTgttgacatttttcaaatttttcatggaaCGTTACGATGCGTTACGGAAAATAAATGCGCCCAGAAGCCGTTACGCCAGTTAAACGTCACACCGGTTACACCCAAACAAATGTGAATACAGCCCTGCGTTGGATAGCATGTTTCTGGTGCTGTTCTCTAGTGGAGAGTagttgaaacaaatttgaattggaaACAGCGTGGGGTGACTTGCATCAaaagttaatttgaaaattaactttttttaaaaaataatgtatcaaattatcaatttacgaaaaaaaaaataaatttttttatgttctagATATGCAATAGATTAAACTAAATTAAGTTAAGTAATATGCATTAAAAAACGACTAATAAAAAATAGAGCAAATCTTTGTTGTGCTAAACAGGCATCTAACTTTGTACGGCTATGAAAAAAGATGTATTTTATTGTACAGTGGTTTGTAGgagttcattatttttgatcaTTAGAATATTTCTTTTACatcatatatttatatttttatttaataaaatttctctgATCATTTTTAACccagtttttattaaatttaggaaagtcgaactttttcagatttgtgtacatattataaattttactcATTGGTATTGCATTCTAGTTTTCTAGCTTCTAGTGACATCTCGCGGATAATAGAAAAACTAGTCATCCCTTGAAAAGCATCGGCGGGGACTTTAAGGCAAATTAGACGTTACATGTTATATTTGTTGATTTTGGAGATGACTGGTTAATGGTTGAGCTTTTTTGCCGCAAATAGTCTTATTCCACGgtttgaagacgattttttcattgtaaaaGTTATTGAAGGTGTTCGGTAGTTGAGTTTGTTGGAATTGTGAAAGTTAATGCTCAACGATGGTCAATCAAAAAAGGAAAGGAATACAATGGAGTTTatccagcttttttttttaaacttgatggAGTAGGCTAAACAGGGGCGTGTCAGGGGtaagtcaaaaaattttttaccaTCCATATAGAGAATATATTCTATGTAGGATATATCCAAGTTCGAAAAATTTCCTCCCGGAACCCAAGGAAtattaaagaaggtagtgtcgaggaagccctgctttagtattagtacacattgcgacgtcacaatcacgaaaaatctgttaattaactaggaaatttacctttttcgttgataatttgaagaatttgctggaaatgttccacttttaaaacctgttattctagaaggattcttgctatTCAAGATTGGTAAGAAAAAAGgtggattttcgagtaattcttgtatgaaatagaccatcgaagttcgaaaaaatggtggattttccctactcaaatttgcaaaactttaaaattatgtcAAAGTCTTccctgaaaatgatcaagtcagcgcagtttaagatccttattacaaaaaagttattaaaaacaaacttttatataaaactacaattatttattcacattttagtaaatcgagttaacaataatcaattgatgttaattgttctacataagaactgaatatggtaaaccgattggataaaaatcatgacaatcagttgaacactcaataactaccagctagacctttttaaagtagattttatcttcgtttttgaacgttttagcttcaagatgacattgcgttcattattaaaatgagaaaaaaacataatgcaatcttcaaacgaccaaaaaatttcataacagtgaaatagaggtcttacaacacaattaaaatgaaattggaattcattttcgttctaaaacatgtttttctttgaaatttctgccattcgcaaataaattttcgatacattcgtttttgtgacatcacaaaaaaaatccaatatggctctcgacgctaccttatttaaatattccttgcccGGAACCTGGgtaatcattgaaattttttgaatttaaaaattgatacgATGTTGTGAATTTTCATTCCAGATCCCGAGAAATTGCCGTTCgactttttctataatttttagaTTGTTTAAAACCATATTAGTTTCTTCTACAAAAAAGGACTCTAGCTTCTGTCAAACTAGTATTTTAATCATCTTTCATGATTCTACTTCGTTTCTATAAATTTGCCAAAATgcgaattcagatttaaattaaacaatcaattatttttcaaaatgatctcGCTAAGAATTGgtcgaaaaaaactaaaaacaggAATAAAACGTTCCAGTGGGCTTTTGATCATATCATTGatcatatttttgaagttttcattaGAAATTTATAGTTTCGGGTCAATCAAAATCGGGATCACATGAAccatatgaaattttataattcacgTGTTCCCGATTTTGATTGAGCTTAAGCCTTCAAGTTCTaagggaaacatgaaaaaatgagaTCAAAAGCCCGCAGGAAAGTTTTAcctgtggctccagagagtgacgCCTAAATTAATTTGTTAAATGTGCCCTCTGAACTTCAAAGGATGTTCCtcaatcaatcatgaatggagTCTTTTATAAAAGGTAAGTAAAATAAAACCCAAAAAGGGCAGGCACCTTAAGGATTGATATTTTCCACCGAAATAAAAAAcagtttcgtttattttttttatgatgaaaaattatacatttaatTCTGACTACAATCTTTCTGAATGGATTTTTCAACTCCGATGGAACTCATCTTTGATCAGTACATGTTTTTGTATCCCAAAATTGATTTCAGAGCACTATTCATTCTTACAGTTTTACATGAATAAAAATCTATGATTTCTACTATTACACATAGGAATAACATAAGTTTGTCAACAGCTCGTTTCTAAAGTACTATTTATCATTGGATTTCGGATTCGTATCTGTAAAGATCCCGATTTAAGATTTGCGATTTTTCTCGGACTAACACAATGATAACCTCTTTTCAAAGATTATCATTGTTTTAGAGATAAGTTTGatcttttagaaatttgaacCAGTCGTGATTCAGTGTGGTATGAATATATTTAAAGATCTGTTACGATAATGACAGTTCTAGCTTTCTTCCCCAAATTCAGAGCCACATACATCACTATCTCAAGGGAtctttttctgtgttttttttttgtaatttcgctCATAATTGTTCATTTCTGTTCTGCACCTCAACGTAATACCCAGCAATTGATTGACGTCCTTTCGGCGATTTTCATAGGGAAGTCCATCTTGAAGGGCGATTTCTAAATGTGAATATGGTATTTAAAAACTAACAACGTCATTCACCCGTGAtggaaattttgctttttttgtgaaatcgtCATCTGCCATTCAATATGATTTATGGATTTTATTGTGGTATACATTTTGTCAATTGTATATTGGTTATTGCAGTGTTTGTGGAACATAATTGTTGTAAACGCGATTAAGAGCAATAAAAATGTGGATTGCACGATTTTCTATTTCAAGTTTTCCTGGTTTAGCTGTGTATAGCTGGTAGGTGATTGTTGCGATTTCCGTTTGGTTAATGCAGCCGGTTCATTTATAAGTGTTCCCAGTTCAAGGTACACTCATAGATGTCTATTGTTTGTCTTAAGAACTATTGCGCCTATCGAGTGGCAGATGACGTTTTCTCTGCATCAGTTTTTGGGCTTCATATGTCACGATTTCTCTCAAGTTACCTATTTATTCAGTAGAACGATTTTTTATCGGTAAGAAATACTGCTCGAATTGTTAAATATGTATGTTGATCGAATGGGATATTTACACATGTACATATTTAACCTAAACAGATAGGTAGTTATTTTATTGTTGTGCTGAGGTTTTCCAAACTTATCAGACATTCATGGTGTTGGAGCTTTTATCCcttcaacaaaatattcaagtttttattttttctgaccaaaattttcgaaattttttcagaTAACGAAAGATTTTCTTGATCCAGCGCTGCTTTGATAGGGAATttacataaatcattttttgtattaGTGGCGGCGCCGTTATCCAGTAATGTTTGGACGCTTCTATGGTTGCCACATTCTCCTGCCGTATGTAAAGACGTTTTGCCATTTAAATCTTGACaagatttcaataaaatttgtatGACCTCGGTATTCCCCGTAACACAGGCATAGTGGAGCGCTGGTCGTTTATACAAATCTAATTGGTTTACGTTGACTTGAAGGCTACTATCATTGGCGATCATGTACTTCAGTACATAACCTCTTCCGAATTTGGCAGCCAACGGGTAAACATTTCTGTAGTCTCCATAACTTAGCATCAGCTCAACGAGTTCTTCCATCGCATCGTCACAATACTGCAAAAATAAACCTAAACAGCTGTGAACAATCTTTTCGCTGAGAAGATCGTTATTCTTCAGGAAGATCAATGTCTCATAGTCGTAATTGAAGAACAACCACCAATACTGACCAAGACTGTTGCTGTACCACCTGGCCCCAGCATTGGTCAGCGTTTTGATCATCTCAAAGTTCCCCAGCGCACAGGCCACTTCAAGGGGACTTCTTCCTTCACCGTCGCATTGGTTGATATCGTTGCACTGATCCAGAAGGAGATTAACCAGTTCGGTATTACCAGATTTGATCGCGTAATGGAGGATCTCTGTGTTCGAATCCGAGTTAACGTCGTAATCCGGGTGTGCTTCCAAAAAACTGACAAACAGTTGGCCGTGATTGTAGGCCAAAGATATTGAGTCGATGCCTTCGTAACCGAATTTTAAGACCactttttcgaaaatatctTCATCCTTACTCAACGCAGCTAAGTAGTAGCATAAATCTATCCGTTTTTCAGGGTCGGCTAACAGGTTTGTAAGCTGCTTAAGTCCTGGAGTCGTAGCTAACTCATCCGTCAGAAACATAATCTGCCTGAGCAACTCACTGGTGTATCCCAACTCTAAGTCCAGAATTTGATCGAGCACAAGATCACTTTTACACCGCGTCAAATTTTCTAGAAGGCCACGTCTCGCATGATCTCGACCGATCACATATTTGATATCCTTTATCTTTTCGACTAGCTCGTCACCGTCCAGCTCATGGAGTCCATCGAAAAACTGTACTTGACTTGCAACAACATCCAAACGCTCCCGAAAATCCCAATTGTGACGCTTGTAGATTTCTGTGATGATATTTTTGGACAACTTTATGACACTAAGAGCGTTTTGAGCCATCGTTTTAGCGTTTATAGTGGGAATAAGAACCTCGTAGACGATATTCCCATTAAGGAGATAGTTTTTGAGATTCAGACCGGTTAGAACGGGACAAACGGAGCTGAGACTCTTTGAATTGTTAGGAAGTTTCGAGGCTAGCGCACAGGTTACTTCCGCCATGATCATTTCGAGAGCTATCAAATCTATCTGGTTCATCGGAAGTAGAGTCATTCCTTCATTGAAGAACAACCTCTGCAGTTCGAAGATTTTTTCTCCCACGACTTCACAATCACATTTCTGAGAATCAGATGAAACGGGTGTAGAAGAATACGTGCTCGAGAATAAATGTTCTATCTCTTCTGGTGAGGGAATAACGGGCCTCTGATCAAATCTCCCCACATTGTTGTCCATAGCATCAAACATTCTTATGATCATCATAGCTGAACGATGCAGTACATTTTCGTTACTAATTTCCTTAAAATCTTGCAACAAAACCGACGAGAGATGTGTTCTCAATTGAACCAAAAACGGTTGATGGATTTTGTGGTCCAGCTGAAATACGCGCAAATGCGATCGAAACATGTGCCGCAGCTTATCGTAGCTTTCGTTCGCTTTAATCTTCGATATGATATTGTCCATCAAAACCATTGAGCTGTTGAACTGATCATGAAGATTCCCATAGCTGTTTATCTCCTTACCAAGTAGGGTTTTAATATAGATTAGTTTTTCAGCTACATCGAAAACGCCAGCAGCCTGCAGCTCTTCAACTGCTTCCGTTAGATAGGAGTTAGTTTCCAAAAGTAGGAAAGGAGCGAACTCGAGGTTTTTCCCCAATTTTTTCGTTCTACTTTGtgccaaataatcataaaaagatTTGATCTCAGCCAGACACTGACTGTTGCATAAACGGTTCATCAGGATTTTGATCGCTCTTATTTGCTGAAGATTTTGAACGTGTACCAACAGATTACGGATAATCTTCAGATTGCGATGAAATTCAACGATGATTTCCAGAAGTTTTTCGTTCGAGCTTTGTCGCTTTTCATTGCAGTGAAGCAGATGCTGCCTCACATTTGTGTGGCTCAGGAAAAAATgtggaaataaaatgtttagaaAAGTCCGCAACACTTTTCCTAAAATAGGAGTTTTTCGACATGTTTTAATGGTCAGTTCCATAACTTGAATAACCCTTTTTATAGCTAGGACATCCACTTCTTCTCGGGGGTTAAATTTTCTGTCTACGATCAAATTTACATATTTCAGGGCACGATTAACAGAATACACCTCATAAAGCTGTTCATAAGTTTTGTTGAGGTTTCGAAACACTTTCCTATTTTTGTAAGATATTTTCCGTAACTGATACATCTTATGGGCCTGAGcttctaactttttttcaacacacTCGGATTCTTCCAAAATACGTTCTGTCTGAATTTTTCTCAACCGACTGAGCAACTGTTCATTAGAGAGATGAGCATATGAACGGTTTCGTTTACTCCAAACCTGCTGAAGTCTATGTTGGTAACCTGTTTTGTCGGTTCCACTTTCGGTGGCAATATAGTAACAAATCTGCAGTTCACGATTCATCTTGTTTGTCCATCGAACTTCCGGTGATCTGCTTGATACTTTGATATCCAGAGGGTACGTTTCAGATGGTGGTGTTAGGTGGTTAACAGGCATAGTGAGAATTTTTACCAATTCAGTGGAAGTTGCCTCGAGAAATTCCAGTATACGTCGTTTGTCTatcatcaatttgaaaatgtcGTAGTCAGGAGATTTTTTCCAGATTTGAAGGAagattcctggaaaagaaaaaaaaaagaatgaaattaaattaggATAACAATACATATGTGTAGGATACAGATGAGACAAGGAAAAGAGAGAAAACCAACAGTTCATGATATCTCAAATAGGCATCACTGACTGACGGACAAAGAATatgggttgattgaaaaaaaacggaCTACTTTGATTGTAGGTGAAACGCGTggacataaagcttagttcttttagaaatgggacagttacgaatgcctgtatctaaaaaaccattcggttgaacgaaatactttctatgaagaaaaataaggtaatgttatgatctttcatgaaaaaatttgaaaaaaaaatatttaccgttttttgttaaagaaatttctactttattcttgctttctcccattggccggcgcacacttttttcagtcatggtattgatcagtttctccaacttacacttcgaaaaatctatattttaggtggcttcaccctccttcttcaatttctgatactttttggtccaatacttctctggaaactggaaactggaagcattttagtaaatacagttgtttcgaaatgaacaaatttgattatttttgaccacatttttgaacgttttttttcggtaccggttttacagcttaagagctttggaactatcaaaaaatggttgtttgaggctggatttcaatgagtcatcactaggcaacactttcagcttatcggagaaaattgttttggacatttcagcgatctacccttaatttttcgtttattgaaaattaaaaatgctggtatgagacttgacttcctttatgatccttaaccgttgttgccgatcatgtgcttctctccaatgcttgatttgaactttgtggacattattgacagtgtttgcatacttatccaccacaagaactcagtaattctttgaataatcaacggttttgtcagctatcaatttgataatgacgtattttcaaggaaactgtgcaaaattatttttttctttttttcttgcatcttacatatctcaaaaacgcgtaaattttaaattttgaaaaaaataggtcggatagtactttttacaggcaacaaaatgctgtcaaaattttcaatatcaaataactagttaacgagctattagcaaatgaaagtgtcccatttctaaaagaactaagctttattgcCTTTAAAAAAACAGCTATCGTGCTTCATGGCCATTCTAAATTCAGGTTTTGTAGTGAGAAGATCACGGAGCGAAGGAAAAGCAGCAACTTGAAGAGATAGCATGGAGGACCAGCCCTAAGTTTATGACAATATGtagaattaagaataaaaaagtaGGCTAGTTTTCATGGGAATTACGCTGATAGGAATAACATCTGAAAAGTAATTAggaactaaattttattttcgctAAACTTCAAATCCCTTCAGTATATCTCGATTACTTCGACTCCGAAACTCCTCCCTAATCCAAGATCCCGATCAAATTTTCCTGGTCCGGTCTGGTGAATCCGTTGGCTGCTGCCTGGTTGATCATAGTGCTTCCTGAACAGTTTTCGCCAAACCCATCAGcgacatttaaaaaacttaagctAGCTTACATTATCTACTCACGGGTCCGTTTCCTACCATAGTTTACAAACTTTACATCCCAAACGCACAACAGTCATATCACAGCTATCGGACGGCACAGATTTATCACAGCTGAATATCACgggaatatctggcaacactgtccGGTTGCTCTGCTAAACGGGCACGCACCACTTCCGGTTAGATCCAAACTGAGGTAATCTGTCGGCGTCAGAAATTCCGTTTTCAAAAACGAGACTTGAAAAAAGCCAGAAGTGGCACAAAAACGTGTCCCGAAAAAAAGAACTCAGTTCTCCAAAAACGACCCCAATTGGGGCCGGCTTTCCTCCGCAATTTATCGTCTGTCGAATGGACATCTCGGAGGCCACTGGCCTAGGCttcttttgttgtttttgctgttgCTGAGTGTTTCTTTCCGTCTTCTATTTCTCGCTCTTGACGCTGCGGTTATCTTCGGTTTTACTCGGCTTGCTTCTTGACCCCCTTGGATTTTGTCGTCGCGATTGAACCGTATACCTTGGCTATCCGTTTTGTAAATACCAATGTATTTTGCTGTTCCTCAAAACAATTTCAGCCTGGTCTCACCATTACGCGATGCCGCTACAAGCATTCGTTCTGCGATGGCTCTGGTTCCACGATGCAGACGAATGGCGGGATGCTTTTGCCGACGAAACTATCGCGAAATGCAATGGCGAACACAACCGCTAAAACGTTTTCGAAGatgctttttttcttttcgtctTTCCTTGTttacgtttttgtttttttttttttcctgggattttaacgcctgGACGTTATTCATCCCCTTTCCTGCTATGTCTGTCTAGTGCGTCTAGTGTTGCCAGTGTTGTAGATCTGTTTCTTGTTGTTGATTTCTTTTATCTTATATCTCTccgaacaatttggtttttcgtAAGAAGCGTATCATTTTCTCTTCGTCTTCAGGATCATTTGAGAGTGCTTCCCGAAGGTTTTGAGCCAATCCACAGACCGACCGGACCTGGTGATATATCGGGCACTGAGTGATGATGTGTTTGATGGTTACGGGAACTTTGCAAGTGTGACATTCGGGAGGATCATCGTTACCCATAAGGTGACCGTGTGTCAGTCTGGTGTGACCTATGCGTAGCCGCATAAGTACTCTCCGTTCCAGAAATGTGTTTCGATCAGTCCATGCCAGAGTGCAGTTTTTTACTTCTCTTAGTTTGTTCTCAGGGCAGGTATTCCAACGATGTGCCCATAGTAGTTACGTTTTTGTCCCGCGTGTTGGTTTGACGTTTacactctaaactctaaacatCCATTCTTTGGTTTACTGTTAACTGCAATGGTAGGGCACACTCCGAACTAAATAGCTACACGaacttaattataatgctacaattTGGCAAAATTGGCTCACCATGTTCACTGCATACAAAATATCGGTTCTTGTTGCCTGAGAAAGATGTAGAAGACTATCTGCTGCATCCTTATAtggattatttttcaattcgtcTCTCTCCTCAGGTATGCTTGGTGCATCGAGTTGTCCAGTTTCTCGCCTGACTCGAATGGTGTGCTTGCTGGATGACAATCTATCATTTTAAACcgaatgaaaacatttttaatgagTGTTTCCTAATCCATAGAAGTTTCTTCTGCACCCACACCGCGATTGATCCGAATTCTGAGACAGTAGTTGGTGATACCCAAATGCTTCATCGCTCACACAGAAACCACTTCAAGTGCTGTTTTTCCCGATCATCGTTGGTAAAGATTAGTAAATCGTCGACATATATAGTAACGAAAAGCATCTTCCCTTCCGTGGCCTGGTAGTAAAGCCATTGTATCCACCTTCGATTGAGTCAATCCTAATTCTTGTAACGCCTGGTCCAACTGGTTATTTCTGACTCTACTGGAC
This Uranotaenia lowii strain MFRU-FL unplaced genomic scaffold, ASM2978415v1 HiC_scaffold_665, whole genome shotgun sequence DNA region includes the following protein-coding sequences:
- the LOC129760575 gene encoding uncharacterized protein LOC129760575, coding for FTAFLQDELKNEMLFVEQPKGFAGNRRKVCSLRKLMYGFKQSSRVRNNQLDQALQELGLTQSKVDTMALLPGHGREDAFRIFLQIWKKSPDYDIFKLMIDKRRILEFLEATSTELVKILTMPVNHLTPPSETYPLDIKVSSRSPEVRWTNKMNRELQICYYIATESGTDKTGYQHRLQQVWSKRNRSYAHLSNEQLLSRLRKIQTERILEESECVEKKLEAQAHKMYQLRKISYKNRKVFRNLNKTYEQLYEVYSVNRALKYVNLIVDRKFNPREEVDVLAIKRVIQVMELTIKTCRKTPILGKVLRTFLNILFPHFFLSHTNVRQHLLHCNEKRQSSNEKLLEIIVEFHRNLKIIRNLLVHVQNLQQIRAIKILMNRLCNSQCLAEIKSFYDYLAQSRTKKLGKNLEFAPFLLLETNSYLTEAVEELQAAGVFDVAEKLIYIKTLLGKEINSYGNLHDQFNSSMVLMDNIISKIKANESYDKLRHMFRSHLRVFQLDHKIHQPFLVQLRTHLSSVLLQDFKEISNENVLHRSAMMIIRMFDAMDNNVGRFDQRPVIPSPEEIEHLFSSTYSSTPVSSDSQKCDCEVVGEKIFELQRLFFNEGMTLLPMNQIDLIALEMIMAEVTCALASKLPNNSKSLSSVCPVLTGLNLKNYLLNGNIVYEVLIPTINAKTMAQNALSVIKLSKNIITEIYKRHNWDFRERLDVVASQVQFFDGLHELDGDELVEKIKDIKYVIGRDHARRGLLENLTRCKSDLVLDQILDLELGYTSELLRQIMFLTDELATTPGLKQLTNLLADPEKRIDLCYYLAALSKDEDIFEKVVLKFGYEGIDSISLAYNHGQLFVSFLEAHPDYDVNSDSNTEILHYAIKSGNTELVNLLLDQCNDINQCDGEGRSPLEVACALGNFEMIKTLTNAGARWYSNSLGQYWWLFFNYDYETLIFLKNNDLLSEKIVHSCLGLFLQYCDDAMEELVELMLSYGDYRNVYPLAAKFGRGYVLKYMIANDSSLQVNVNQLDLYKRPALHYACVTGNTEVIQILLKSCQDLNGKTSLHTAGECGNHRSVQTLLDNGAATNTKNDLCKFPIKAALDQENLSLSEKISKILVRKNKNLNILLKG